A region of Paenibacillus sp. 37 DNA encodes the following proteins:
- the rpsO gene encoding 30S ribosomal protein S15, whose translation MALTQERKQQLIDEHKTHESDTGSPEVQVAILTENITSLTNHLRTHKKDHHSRRGLLKMVGQRRKLLAYVKNKDVKRYSALIEKLGLRR comes from the coding sequence ATGGCATTGACTCAAGAACGTAAACAACAACTGATCGACGAGCACAAAACTCACGAGTCCGATACAGGATCTCCAGAGGTGCAAGTTGCTATCCTTACGGAAAACATCACAAGTTTGACAAACCACTTGCGTACGCATAAGAAAGACCACCACTCACGTCGTGGACTTTTGAAAATGGTAGGTCAACGTCGTAAGCTTTTGGCTTATGTGAAAAACAAAGATGTTAAACGTTACAGCGCACTGATCGAAAAACTCGGATTGCGTCGTTAA